From Pseudomonas sp. G.S.17, the proteins below share one genomic window:
- the dinG gene encoding ATP-dependent DNA helicase DinG, with protein sequence MISNELKSQIQGAYSRFLEAKSLKPRYGQRLMIAEIAKVLGDVDTDEEGRRTGDPAVVAVEAGTGTGKTVAYAIAAIPTAKLAGKRLVIATATVALQEQIVYKDLPDLMRNSGLNFTFALAKGRGRYMCLSKLDMLLQEGDATNATAQLFEEEGFKIEVDEASQKLFTSMIEKLAGNKWDGDRDSWPQELPDQDWARLTTDHSQCTNRHCPNFQQCAFYKAREGMGKVDVIVTNHDMVLADLALGGGAVLPDPRETLYVFDEGHHLPDKAIGHFAHYTRLRSTADWLEQTAKNLAKLLAQHPLPGDLGKYIEQVPELAREIKGQQQFMFTACEQLADFRAGEDMQGRERPRHRFVGGVVPEHIREMGIELKKGFARLDDLFTRLTDLLKEGMDGEVNIGIASHQAEEWYPLFGSLLARAHGNWELWTAFTAEDPEDSPPMARWLTLADSASLFDIEVNASPILAAEMLRRNLWNIAYGALVTSATLTALGKFDRYRMRAGLPKGAVTAVVPSPFHHADAGVLRVPDLKADPRDSVAHTAAIIRELPNLVEGSRGTLVLFSSRKQMQDVFDGLERDWRKQVFIQGNLSKQETLNKHKARVDSGESSVLFGLASFAEGVDLPGAYCEHVVIAKIPFAVPDDPVEAALAEWIEARGGNPFMEIAVPDASLRLVQACGRLLRTEEDRGTITLLDRRVVTQRYGKAILNALPPFRREIS encoded by the coding sequence ATGATCAGTAACGAACTCAAGTCCCAGATTCAGGGCGCCTACTCGCGTTTCCTCGAAGCCAAGAGCCTCAAGCCGCGCTATGGCCAGCGTTTGATGATCGCCGAGATCGCCAAAGTGCTGGGCGACGTGGACACCGATGAGGAAGGCCGGCGCACGGGCGACCCGGCAGTCGTGGCGGTCGAGGCGGGCACGGGTACCGGCAAGACCGTGGCCTATGCCATCGCGGCGATTCCCACCGCCAAGCTGGCGGGCAAGCGGCTGGTGATCGCCACCGCAACCGTGGCCCTGCAAGAGCAGATCGTCTACAAGGATCTGCCCGACCTGATGCGCAACAGCGGGCTGAACTTCACCTTCGCCCTGGCCAAGGGGCGCGGTCGCTACATGTGTCTGTCCAAGCTCGACATGCTCCTGCAGGAAGGCGACGCAACCAACGCCACTGCACAGCTTTTCGAAGAAGAAGGCTTCAAGATCGAAGTTGATGAGGCCAGCCAGAAGCTGTTCACGTCGATGATCGAAAAACTCGCCGGCAACAAATGGGACGGCGACCGCGACAGCTGGCCCCAGGAATTGCCCGATCAAGACTGGGCGCGCCTGACCACCGATCACAGCCAATGCACCAACCGGCATTGTCCGAACTTCCAGCAGTGCGCCTTCTATAAGGCACGGGAAGGCATGGGCAAGGTCGACGTGATTGTCACCAACCACGACATGGTGCTGGCCGATCTCGCGCTGGGCGGCGGCGCTGTATTGCCCGATCCGCGCGAGACGCTGTACGTGTTCGACGAAGGCCATCACCTGCCCGACAAGGCCATCGGCCACTTCGCCCATTACACGCGCTTGCGCTCCACCGCCGACTGGCTTGAGCAAACCGCCAAGAACCTGGCCAAATTGCTCGCCCAGCACCCATTGCCGGGTGATCTGGGCAAGTACATCGAACAAGTGCCGGAACTGGCCCGTGAGATCAAGGGCCAGCAGCAATTCATGTTCACAGCCTGCGAGCAACTGGCGGATTTCCGTGCCGGCGAAGACATGCAAGGTCGCGAACGCCCGCGTCATCGTTTCGTCGGTGGCGTGGTGCCCGAGCACATTCGCGAGATGGGCATCGAACTGAAGAAAGGTTTCGCGCGCCTGGACGATCTGTTCACGCGCCTGACCGATCTGCTCAAGGAAGGCATGGACGGCGAGGTCAACATCGGCATCGCTAGCCATCAGGCCGAAGAATGGTATCCGCTGTTCGGCAGCCTGCTGGCCCGCGCCCACGGCAACTGGGAATTGTGGACCGCGTTCACCGCCGAAGACCCGGAAGACAGTCCGCCCATGGCGCGCTGGCTGACCCTGGCCGACAGCGCCTCGTTGTTCGACATCGAAGTCAACGCCAGCCCGATCCTCGCCGCCGAAATGCTCCGTCGTAATTTGTGGAACATTGCCTACGGCGCCCTGGTGACTTCGGCGACGCTGACTGCGCTGGGCAAGTTCGACCGCTATCGCATGCGCGCTGGTTTGCCCAAGGGCGCGGTGACGGCAGTGGTGCCGAGCCCGTTTCATCACGCCGATGCGGGCGTGCTGCGGGTGCCGGACCTCAAGGCCGATCCGCGCGACTCGGTCGCGCACACCGCCGCGATCATCCGCGAATTGCCGAATCTGGTGGAAGGCTCGCGGGGCACGCTGGTGTTGTTCTCGTCGCGCAAACAGATGCAGGACGTGTTCGACGGTCTGGAGCGCGATTGGCGCAAACAAGTGTTCATCCAAGGCAACCTGTCCAAGCAGGAAACCCTCAACAAGCACAAGGCGCGGGTCGACAGCGGCGAATCCAGCGTGTTGTTCGGGCTGGCGAGTTTCGCCGAGGGCGTTGACTTGCCCGGCGCGTATTGCGAGCACGTAGTGATTGCCAAGATCCCGTTCGCGGTGCCGGACGATCCGGTCGAAGCGGCATTGGCCGAATGGATCGAAGCCCGTGGCGGCAATCCGTTCATGGAAATCGCCGTGCCCGATGCCTCGTTGCGTCTGGTCCAGGCCTGCGGACGTTTGCTGCGCACCGAGGAAGATCGCGGCACCATCACGCTGCTTGATCGCCGCGTGGTCACCCAGCGCTACGGCAAGGCTATCCTCAACGCATTGCCGCCATTCCGCCGCGAAATTTCCTGA
- a CDS encoding DUF2269 family protein, whose translation MTPFALVYTLHVLAALVWVGGMFFAWMVLRPAVGAALEGPSRLKLWVQVFPRFFVWVWATVVVLPITGVGMMHLHFGGFDGAPRYVQVMMGLYVVMTALFIRIQSLQLPELRRAVDAENWAEGAAALGRIRRLVGINLLVGLAVVVIASARPGF comes from the coding sequence ATGACACCTTTCGCCCTTGTCTACACGCTGCATGTTTTGGCCGCCCTGGTCTGGGTTGGCGGCATGTTTTTCGCCTGGATGGTCTTGCGACCGGCGGTCGGCGCGGCGCTGGAAGGCCCCTCCCGACTGAAATTGTGGGTCCAGGTGTTTCCCCGGTTTTTCGTCTGGGTCTGGGCCACGGTCGTGGTCTTGCCGATCACCGGCGTGGGCATGATGCACCTGCACTTCGGCGGCTTCGACGGCGCGCCGCGCTACGTGCAAGTGATGATGGGGCTGTACGTGGTCATGACTGCGCTGTTTATTCGTATCCAGTCATTGCAGCTGCCGGAACTGCGCCGCGCGGTGGACGCTGAAAACTGGGCCGAAGGCGCTGCCGCACTGGGCCGGATTCGCCGGTTGGTGGGGATCAACCTGCTGGTGGGCCTGGCCGTGGTGGTGATTGCTTCGGCAAGACCGGGGTTCTGA
- a CDS encoding beta-galactosidase translates to MIRRSLSAVLVMACAGPLFAEPAGQQTLFSFVRPADVVQVATDNTSLPQSNAEQTAEGEVLRRVVFNPVARPSLRLTPQSGVWDWSADSAMTLRIQSAMDWALTLDVQIQSADGKVINSRVDLPAGPAQTLLVPLQASSPLTQGMRAGPPMPWTYEGQRVLLANAQGELDRSQVVSVTLSMTQPNVAQSILLERFGVQQGDGVQQAVYAGIVDGYGQFSRGKWPEKVSSDEQLKAAAAKEQQQTKTWLADRPGLDKFGGWLDGPTFDAKGFFRTEKRADRWYLVTPEGHPFYSLGINAVAVDDSPTYVEGRESMFANLPQENEPLSAFYGKGDNHSNNGSGKDRQFDKGRWFDFYGANLQRIYGAKTCEPAAPNPAEPVAAAVECKPAPYDLQHWVDRTLDRLQAWGFNTVGNWSEPLLGSQDRVPYTLPLSIYGDYSSISTGQDWWGGMPDPFDPRFAMAAERAIAIAARDHRDDPWLVGFFADNELAWAGPGDDPKARYALAYGTMKMTTDAPAKRAFLKQLRDKYRNQQGLSQAWGIELTAWEFMEDPGFEPPLPNPEHPDIEADFKYFQQVFAETYFKTISDSLKWHAPNHLLLGGRYSVSTPEAVAACAKYCDVLSFNFYTPKPQDGYDFAALRELDKPILVSEFHFGSRDRGPFWGGAMEVAREEDRGPAYANFLKQALAEPSIVGVHWFQYLDQPVTGRLLDGENGHLGLVGVTDLPFQGFVETVRKSNRQVAAVLNKAAAGKKAAADPAATPQTTQP, encoded by the coding sequence ATGATTCGCCGCTCACTGTCTGCCGTGCTGGTCATGGCCTGCGCTGGACCTTTATTCGCCGAGCCGGCTGGCCAGCAGACGCTGTTCAGCTTCGTGCGTCCGGCCGACGTGGTGCAAGTCGCCACGGATAACACCAGCCTGCCGCAATCCAATGCCGAACAGACCGCCGAGGGCGAAGTGTTGCGGCGTGTGGTGTTCAATCCCGTGGCCCGGCCGAGCCTGCGCCTGACGCCACAAAGCGGTGTGTGGGACTGGTCCGCCGACAGCGCCATGACCTTGCGCATCCAGAGCGCGATGGATTGGGCGCTGACCCTCGATGTGCAGATTCAGAGTGCCGACGGCAAGGTGATCAACAGTCGCGTGGACCTGCCAGCTGGCCCGGCGCAAACGCTGTTGGTGCCGTTGCAGGCCAGTTCGCCGTTGACCCAGGGCATGCGCGCCGGACCGCCGATGCCGTGGACTTACGAAGGGCAGCGCGTGTTGCTCGCCAATGCTCAGGGCGAGCTTGATCGCAGCCAGGTGGTGTCGGTCACGCTGTCGATGACGCAGCCGAACGTCGCGCAGAGCATCTTGCTCGAACGTTTCGGCGTGCAGCAAGGCGATGGGGTTCAGCAGGCGGTCTATGCGGGTATCGTCGATGGCTACGGCCAGTTTTCCCGTGGCAAATGGCCGGAGAAAGTCAGCAGCGACGAGCAACTCAAGGCCGCTGCCGCCAAGGAACAGCAGCAAACCAAAACCTGGCTGGCGGATCGCCCCGGGCTGGACAAATTCGGTGGCTGGCTCGACGGCCCGACGTTCGATGCGAAAGGCTTTTTCCGCACGGAAAAGCGTGCGGATCGCTGGTATCTGGTAACCCCTGAAGGCCACCCGTTTTACTCGCTAGGGATCAATGCGGTCGCGGTGGACGACAGCCCGACCTATGTTGAAGGCCGCGAATCCATGTTCGCCAACCTGCCGCAAGAGAATGAGCCGCTAAGCGCGTTCTACGGCAAGGGCGACAATCACAGCAACAATGGCTCGGGCAAGGACCGCCAGTTCGATAAAGGTCGCTGGTTCGATTTTTACGGGGCCAATCTGCAGCGCATTTACGGCGCGAAAACCTGTGAGCCGGCAGCGCCAAACCCTGCCGAACCGGTTGCTGCTGCTGTGGAATGCAAACCCGCGCCATACGATCTCCAGCATTGGGTCGATCGCACCCTCGATCGCCTGCAAGCCTGGGGCTTCAACACCGTCGGTAACTGGAGCGAGCCGTTGCTTGGCTCCCAGGATCGGGTGCCTTACACCTTGCCGCTGTCGATTTATGGCGACTATTCAAGCATCAGCACCGGCCAGGACTGGTGGGGCGGCATGCCTGACCCGTTCGATCCGCGTTTTGCCATGGCTGCCGAACGGGCCATCGCTATCGCCGCCCGCGACCATCGAGATGATCCGTGGCTGGTGGGCTTTTTCGCCGATAACGAACTGGCCTGGGCCGGGCCGGGCGATGATCCCAAAGCCCGCTACGCGCTGGCCTACGGCACCATGAAAATGACCACCGATGCGCCGGCCAAGCGTGCGTTCCTCAAGCAGTTGCGCGACAAATACCGTAATCAGCAAGGTCTGTCCCAGGCCTGGGGCATTGAGCTGACCGCCTGGGAATTTATGGAAGACCCCGGTTTCGAGCCGCCGCTGCCCAACCCGGAACATCCGGACATCGAAGCCGACTTCAAGTATTTCCAGCAAGTGTTTGCCGAGACCTACTTCAAGACCATCTCCGACTCGCTGAAATGGCACGCGCCCAATCACTTGCTGCTGGGCGGCCGTTATTCGGTCAGCACGCCTGAGGCTGTCGCGGCTTGTGCCAAATATTGCGACGTGTTGAGTTTCAACTTCTACACGCCAAAACCGCAGGACGGTTACGACTTTGCCGCGCTTCGTGAGCTGGACAAGCCAATTCTGGTCAGCGAATTCCATTTCGGTTCCCGTGATCGAGGGCCGTTCTGGGGCGGGGCGATGGAAGTGGCGCGGGAAGAAGACCGCGGTCCGGCGTACGCCAACTTCCTCAAACAGGCGCTGGCCGAGCCGTCGATTGTCGGCGTGCACTGGTTCCAGTATCTGGACCAGCCGGTCACCGGGCGTTTGCTGGATGGCGAGAACGGTCATCTCGGTTTGGTGGGCGTCACTGATCTGCCCTTTCAGGGGTTCGTGGAAACCGTGCGCAAGAGCAATCGCCAGGTGGCTGCTGTGTTGAACAAGGCAGCGGCCGGGAAAAAGGCCGCTGCCGATCCCGCCGCAACGCCTCAAACCACGCAACCTTGA
- a CDS encoding collagen-like protein, whose product MRSLFLLAALCSPLAMAQTITVESHSLMRLPNATSVLQLERLEVSDYGTLLIPSGLTEVKVDQLVLGHEARIAIVPGSQPFSLVVRRGQLGEGSQITARGSPGTYEKAPLPGRNLTLRLESLSAAELSVDARGGTGAPGYVGLDGANGEAPGCTWGQAGRGFNGDDGGNGHDGAAGGQVRLELPLAFPAAHIKVNVEGGAGGAAGQGGRAGKGGASKGCIVYRADGGKAGREGLPGQPGVAGPAGALSVQRL is encoded by the coding sequence ATGCGTAGTCTTTTCCTGCTGGCCGCGCTGTGCAGTCCTTTGGCGATGGCGCAGACCATCACTGTCGAAAGCCATTCCTTGATGCGCCTGCCCAACGCTACCAGCGTGCTGCAACTGGAGCGTCTGGAAGTCTCGGATTACGGCACTTTGCTGATTCCGTCCGGCCTTACCGAAGTCAAGGTCGATCAACTGGTGCTGGGTCATGAAGCGCGCATTGCGATTGTGCCCGGCAGCCAGCCATTCAGTCTGGTGGTGCGTCGCGGTCAGCTCGGCGAAGGCAGCCAGATCACTGCGCGTGGCTCGCCTGGCACTTATGAGAAAGCGCCGTTGCCAGGGCGAAATCTGACGCTGCGCCTGGAATCCCTGAGCGCAGCCGAGCTGTCGGTTGATGCGCGCGGCGGCACCGGTGCGCCCGGTTATGTCGGCCTCGATGGCGCTAACGGCGAAGCGCCGGGTTGCACCTGGGGTCAGGCGGGGCGTGGCTTCAATGGCGACGACGGCGGCAATGGTCACGATGGCGCTGCAGGTGGTCAGGTACGTCTGGAGCTGCCGTTGGCGTTCCCTGCCGCGCACATCAAAGTCAATGTCGAGGGCGGTGCCGGTGGTGCGGCGGGTCAGGGCGGTCGTGCCGGCAAGGGCGGAGCGTCCAAAGGTTGCATCGTCTATCGCGCCGATGGCGGCAAGGCTGGACGGGAAGGTCTGCCAGGCCAGCCGGGTGTTGCCGGGCCAGCCGGCGCGTTGAGTGTTCAGCGGCTGTAA